GCAATTACAGTTAATAATCTGTAAAATGCCTTGACTTTCAGACTCAAAAAAAGACTGCCTGTTTGCCATTTATAAATACTGACCGCAATACAAGTCCCACATGCAGCTGTCCAAAGGAAGGAGGAGAGGAGGCCTCCTTTTCGTCAGTGGATGTTGAGAGTTCATACAAGGGCACTAAATAAGTCCACCGAATGAAGTCAAGCCAGACACATAATTAgtaaaaagaataaagaaatttaGCTTAGGTTTTAGTTTAGTGGATACAGATTTGGATTCAAATCTGTGTAGTGAGTGAACTCTGTGATGGCTAAACCTGtaagttatattatatattttatatgtatatattaagatgTAAATCGTCTTTCATTCTGGCACAGTGCTTCAGGGAAAAAGCATGCTGCAATCTGGTTTTGGGGCGAAGGAACTAAAAATGGCTCTAAAGATGTGTAAAGGCTTTTTCTGATCTTCTTCATCCATCCtagtaatatttcactttactttCTTCACTTCAGGCCAGTAGAAGGAGATGATGTGTCCTGTAACTTCTGTGTTATAAAAATAAGCACTGGTGATTTCATCTATTCTTTTCTGtctttaaacttcaaaaaatcagttcaaaaatttcaaaaactcCTCATAGAGATGAGCAGTCGTCACTTGTTTTGCTCAGGTTTCCAATTGTCCCGATTTGTTTTTCTTGATTCCATGGGTAAATCACATTGAGTCAGCCGAAGATTTTCAGAGATGATCATTAttagtattgtttttaattggAGCACTGAATTTGGAGGAATTTCTTCGGAATCATAACCATACGATGTAACAAAATCACTACATAATGATGTCTCAGTTGAATTATAACTAAACATTATaaccaaacatttatttttatatatatgtatataccgTATTTATCCCTAACTGTATTCCTGTCTTTTGTAATGTGATACTGTCGATTtctaattatttacaaaataaaatatgaatcaaagaaaaaacaattgtACATGTCTGTTTCATTATTAGTTATTAATCATACCTAACTGAAAGTACGTCTAGCATTATTCCAGTGTATTATTGAAATTGCACTTCTACAGTTAAGTACAAATACTGATAGAACATCATTTTAGCAAACAGGTTCAAGTACTTAAAGCGAAAACTTGACTGTAATCTAAATGTATAAGCAAGTTCTTAGTCGGATATTTATAATTTGATACCGAGTTTAAAGCACTGCAAAGTACCTTTAGAGGAAGTATTAATAATTTGGAAATCAGATTTTCTCTGTGTGGAAATGTTAGTATTTTCAAGTTAATTAAAACGGACTTTATTTCGATCTCCATATGGGCAGCCTGTTTTAAAGTCCcagaaatgctgtttttttttatttttcctctaAATTCTCTAGCAGCTACAGTGCCATGTTCTGAAAAAGCAACAGACGCTAAAGTGAGatcccatttttttttacatgtcatAAAGTGCCCTAAAGATTGTGCAGTTATCTTTTCAACTCAGCATAAGTAAATATGCTTTCACTGTCAGTGATGCCGACTGAAATGAAAGGGCCTGGAACAATTTGGGTCCCTATTTTACATCATCTCAAACTCCTCCCTTCTTTTCCAGTCCCTGTCCTGTCAGCGCCACTGTTTACAGTACTGCATAtggaaataaattaagtaaCCTAAACAAGCATCTACTACATTTATTCTAGTTTGTTCTCttacatgcattttaattaattaattgtcgttaaaataaattaaatcctATGCGAGCGTTTTTGTTAAGCAGAATAGAACTGAAGTTTTTTTCGTCCCTTTCAACTAGATATATTAGGTGTTTTCTTTTAGGTGCCATATTTGAAGAAGTTGTTTATGTAGGTTTGGTGTCTAATTTTTAAGGGAAGGTGTTTCTGAGGCTCCTCGACTAAGCGACATCGGACTCCACGACGCACTGCTCTGTGTACTCCTTCACCAGCTCCACTTTCAGGGTCTCCCTAAAGAAATCAGCCATAGGTTTCCACAGCGCAGGCTCCAGGAACACCTGACACATGACGTAACCCTTCAGAGCGCCAGTGTGGCACCTCAGGTGGCACAGCAGCTGTTGTATGGCCAGCGTCAGGTCTTTACCAAACATGTCGATGTTGAGGTAGTACCAGTCATCGCCGATTGGCACACGGAATGGGAAGGTGCACAGGCTGGCCATGGTTGGGCGGCTGGCATCGTCAACCATCCAATCAATGTCCTTCTTCAGCAGGATGGCCATGTTGCTAGGCAGAGGCTTGAAGGGCTGCCAATCTTGAACGATGGTGGCATTAGGAAGGACACCCTGCATCAAAACATCGCTTAGGAAGAGCTGATGCACCTCTGCTGGCTCCAAACGAATGGGGATGTTTGTGGTGGACAGACCCTCCCCAGCTACAGTGATATTAGACCCGAGATCAGCAAGGCGTAATTTTAGGTCTTCAGCACGGAAGCGCACCAGGAGGATTCCCTTCACATTTGAATTAGGTGACAGAATGAAGACAATGTGgctttagctgtttttattcaAGATCTGaactaaatgttaatgttttattcttaaATGGTTCTTACCTGTTTGGTGATGAGCCGGTACTTCTGGAAATCTTTTGGCCCCAGCTGGTCATCTCTTGTTAGTCTGCTGACTTTAATGTCAGGGTACTTGGACTTAACCAGTTGAGAGCAAAAGCGAAGAAGTACTCCTGCCACACCTTTCCCCCTCTCCTGTGGGGCAACACGAAGCCCTTCCACCAGCATGGTCTCACCATCATCAATAACACACACTGACTCCAGTGCAATCTGAAAAATGTAGTTGCACAAaaagaggaaagagagagatttATGGTGTTCTTTTGTAATTGCTGTCTGTTTCATTTTAGGCTGcacaaataatcaaaataaaactgaaatagtgATATGGCTTAGTGCATTCATCACATCACAAAGCTGTggtttaatttacaaaaaaaaaaaaaaaacagtcttatgCTCTGCATGTTTCAGAGTGAAGCacgaaattgtgttttttacatCTATGCATGATTTTCAGCGTCTCAGAGCGGGTTCATAATACAGGACATCAGCCGGATCGGACATCAACCTGTTGTTAACTAAACACAGTCTTTCAGCAGttttctgccaaaataaaagcacaaTCGTGTGCATGATTTACTAATTCATTCCCTCATTTTAAGTAAATCATGCACATGAAATAACCATTTGTTACTTCTTGTCCGCATTCTCATAAACCAATGTAGATTCATCTCACTTAGAATGATTCCATGCCATGCTGCAAGGCTTTTGAGAATGTGCGTGTAAGTCATTTCCAACTCCAGATAAAACTCAAATGTCTCTCTCTGAAACATAACATAACAGCAGCAACAGGTTTATAAGAATGTGGACAGGAAGaagaatgaattattattttgtgcgCACTATTTGCGAGGGGATGAATTGGAAAATCGCACGCACAATTTATCCCCTGGATGTCAGGTGGGGGGCTCTGTAGttgtgaatataaataaataaataaatataaagattcctctttattttactgaagaaatacagtagtaaaacagtaatagattcgtttttatttatatataaattattataaacaaaactatttgatctatttataacatttttataacactttcgaaaaaattattattattattactttaaaggagtagttcacttccagaacaaaaatttactgataatgTAGTCACGCCCTTGtattccaagatgttcatatccttctttcttcagtcataaagaaactatgttttttgaggaaaacatttcaggatatttctccatatagtaaaCTTCTTTGGTGCCCACAAATTTTAACTtcgaaaatgcagtttaaatgcagctttaaagggctcttaatgatcccagccaagggtcttatctagcaaaacaatgtgccattttctaaaagaaaatggtaaaacattgctgttttacctttttttgtaaaggccgtttgaccttgtttgcatgttcgctttgtaaacactgtttcggtatttctgcagtgatgtaggatgattttgaagttggaggaaaaaatgagatgggagttttttgacataccctaactgtattgacctggattacacagagtatccCTGCGCATGGCAGCATTTGtggacgagcatttgaggttaaaaagtatataaattataatttttttttttagaaaattatcatttcgctaaataagacccttcttcctcagctgggatcatttagagcctgttaaagctgcatttaaacttcattttggaagttcaaactcgcaggccactatatggagaacatttctgaaatgttttcctcaagaaacatcatttctttacgactgaagaaagaaaatttttgttctggaagtgaactactcctttaaagtcCAAATGCAACTTTAatgcaaaaccattttttactCTGTTCAGTCTGGTCATTGAAAGAGGTGTGAGTTGGTTTATGTAAAGAGTGTTCCTAAGACAGTGTAGTATTTTTGCTCTTTTGCATGTTTTAGCTGTAGGTATAATGAGATGTTTTCAATTATGGTGAAATGTTTATCATCTAATTattcaaaatgcaataaaaacatgacaaaaaaatgcaatagaATTTTTGGGCCCTAGTTACTTTATACAAAACAGAATGTGGCCAGGATATTTGTTcccatttatttgtaaatttatttatttttgcccaAAATAAAGACACGTGGACTTGtatgacatggggatgagtaaatgatttaaatttttgttgaactatttctttaatccACTAAGGATTCATGTCCGCTTTCTTACCACTTTGCCTTGCTTGCGAGCCAAAATGACAGTGCGGTTGCTCTCTTGCAGCCAGGCTTGATAGCGGGAGGGCAGATAGTCCAGGCCGCCATAGATATCCTTGCTCATGGCCATGATGTCATCAAAGTCCTCCTCTGTCGCCACCGTAAAATTCAGCCCGGTCTGAGGAGGGGCCTCAGGGAGCTGAGAGCAAGGCAGGCTGTTTTCAATCTTCATCCTTAGAGCTGCAGACACAGTCAATGATGGAAAGAGATTTACAATGAGATTTCAACTTCAGTGATCTGTGACCCAGAAAGAGCTTCCATGTGACATTTTACCTTCAACTCGTtctttgtaaatgttatttCCTGCTTTCTTACATTTCAAGGATGTCAAGATAGAACTGTACAAAACAAATCGTGTGAGGGCCCTTATCAGTTCAGTACAGTGCAAGGTTTGTGCCTATGTCGCAGTGTTGATCCTCCCGTGCCAACACGCCAGCAGGTTGGCATCAATAGCGGCAACTTGTAACCGTGCCCAAACGCGAAACAGCCGACGCACATACACAGACATGTCCACCTCCTATTGCCAGAACCCTTAatcctttttttaattctcacTGAGCAGCATTGCCCGGTTCCCAGTggaaaataaacacttttttttttaaaggacttGGGAAATAATGGTGCGAGACGTCCAGGGNNNNNNNNNNNNNNNNNNN
The sequence above is a segment of the Labeo rohita strain BAU-BD-2019 chromosome 7, IGBB_LRoh.1.0, whole genome shotgun sequence genome. Coding sequences within it:
- the nat16 gene encoding histidine N-acetyltransferase, with the protein product MKIENSLPCSQLPEAPPQTGLNFTVATEEDFDDIMAMSKDIYGGLDYLPSRYQAWLQESNRTVILARKQGKVIALESVCVIDDGETMLVEGLRVAPQERGKGVAGVLLRFCSQLVKSKYPDIKVSRLTRDDQLGPKDFQKYRLITKQGILLVRFRAEDLKLRLADLGSNITVAGEGLSTTNIPIRLEPAEVHQLFLSDVLMQGVLPNATIVQDWQPFKPLPSNMAILLKKDIDWMVDDASRPTMASLCTFPFRVPIGDDWYYLNIDMFGKDLTLAIQQLLCHLRCHTGALKGYVMCQVFLEPALWKPMADFFRETLKVELVKEYTEQCVVESDVA